A single window of Myxocyprinus asiaticus isolate MX2 ecotype Aquarium Trade chromosome 34, UBuf_Myxa_2, whole genome shotgun sequence DNA harbors:
- the LOC127424792 gene encoding E3 SUMO-protein ligase KIAA1586-like, whose translation MIAPSPTPVREDADSDRDAASSTTTSNVVIEDVNQGCLVYCSVNSIGIIKEQGVFLEREWMKFEIQASGQGSRETSLTVLRNKVRKHALSKVHIQVVKMAEQQKEAVIENVAEAMTESYMKETEAVFRTAYHLAKINRPFSDLESLIELQELNGIKMGSILHSHYSATQITKHVANELQSKIVSSIIASSSKLAVLIDEASSLSHKAVMTVSVKASVQEEESPEFIFLELVELENQRADGIVEGLLTCLTNAGFTEEWLLENLVTFVTDGASVMLGKKSGLATRLTLRFPELFEWHCVKHRLELAVSDAVDEVNTVNHFKAFMHKLYSLYSMSNKNERELKDPAAELGSQLLRTGRVLDVRWVASSFQTVHAVWTSLGALVQHFKNACSDERRSNNEKQMYRGLLDRVQSPEFLCDLGLMYDTLHELSVLSQELQARSITLLRAEHLLKCTIRVIHSFKESPGEKYGEALEAKESGVYRSIALKRNTKLKFINPGQSLQSLVNNLEQRLSFEDETIKDLSILAQSKWPSNPSIRHGEEQVKRLCKRFNLCTDQALYGMRDLLEEPNSEPNDLKPLINCMKTFPVSTAECERNFSLMNNISTDKRAVQLASNISNLMLININGPPTSKFDPRKYTRTWLKSHHAASSVHSRQCSVKTPAESKFVLNIL comes from the exons ATGATTGCTCCGTCCCCCACCCCAGTCAGAGAGGATGCCGACAGTGACAGAGATGCTGCCTCTTCAACTACAACTTCGAATGTAGTCATCGAAGACGTCAACCAAG GATGTCTGGTCTATTGCAGTGTGAACTCCATTGGAATCATCAAGGAGCAAGGTGTATTTCTCGAGAGAGAATGGATGAAATTTGAAATTCAAGCGTCTGGCCAGGGAAGTAGAGAGACAAGTCTGACAGTCTTGAGAAATAAGGTGAGGAAACATGCTTTGTCTAAGGTCCACATTCAAGTTGTGAAGATGGCAGAACAACAGAAAGAAGCTGTCATTGAGAATGTGGCGGAGGCTATGACTGAGTCCTACATGAAGGAAACCGAAGCTGTGTTTCGAACAGCCTACCATTTGGCCAAAATTAACAGACCCTTTTCTGACCTTGAGAGCCTCATTGAGCTGCAGGAATTGAATGGTATAAAGATGGGCTCAATACTTCATTCACATTACAGTGCAACACAAATAACCAAACATGTTGCTAATGAGTTGCAGAGCAAAATCGTCAGTAGCATAATAGCATCATCAAGTAAGTTAGCTGTCCTAATTGACGAGGCCTCTTCTTTAAGTCACAAAGCTGTCATGACAGTTTCAGTTAAAGCATCAGTTCAAGAAGAAGAAAGCCCTGAATTCATATTCCTTGAGCTTGTTGAACTGGAAAATCAGAGAGCAGATGGCATAGTAGAGGGTTTACTCACTTGTTTAACTAATGCTGGCTTTACAGAAGAATGGCTTCTTGAAAACTTGGTAACATTTGTCACTGATGGCGCCAGCGTCATGTTAGGAAAAAAGTCAGGATTAGCAACCAGGTTGACCTTGAGATTCCCAGAGCTTTTTGAATGGCACTGTGTGAAACATAGACTTGAACTAGCTGTGTCAGATGCAGTTGATGAGGTAAACACTGTCAATCACTTTAAAGCTTTCATGCACAAGCTATATTCTCTGTATAGTATGTCAAACAAAAATGAGCGTGAACTCAAAGATCCAGCAGCTGAATTAGGCTCACAACTTCTTCGCACTGGCAGAGTCTTGGATGTTCGCTGGGTGGCCAGTAGCTTTCAGACTGTTCATGCTGTTTGGACATCATTGGGAGCTCTTGTGCAGCACTTTAAGAATGCTTGTTCTGATGAGAGGAGGTCCAACAATGAGAAGCAAATGTACAGAGGTTTATTGGATCGTGTTCAAAGTCCTGAATTTCTTTGTGACCTTGGGCTCATGTATGACACACTCCATGAACTAAGTGTCCTGTCACAGGAGCTTCAGGCTCGTTCTATAACTCTCCTCAGAGCAGAGCATCTGCTGAAATGTACAATCAGAGTGATACATTCATTTAAAGAGAGTCCAGGAGAGAAATATGGTGAGGCTTTAGAAGCAAAAGAGAGTGGGGTGTATCGATCTATAGCCTTGAAAAGAAATACAAAGCTCAAGTTTATCAATCCAGGCCAGTCCTTACAAAGCCTTGTGAACAATCTTGAGCAACGCTTGTCTTTCGAAGATGAGACCATCAAGGACCTCAGCATCCTTGCTCAGAGTAAATGGCCATCAAACCCCAGCATCCGCCATGGTGAAGAACAAGTTAAGCGACTGTGCAAGCGATTTAACTTGTGCACAGACCAAGCACTGTATGGGATGCGGGACCTACTGGAAGAGCCCAACAGTGAGCCAAACGACCTAAAACCGCTCATTAACTGtatgaaaacattccctgtcagcACAGCAGAGTGTGAAAGGAACTTTAGCCTTATGAACAATATCAGCACAGACAAAAGGGCTGTCCAGCTGGCCTCAAACATATCAAACTTAATGTTGATTAACATCAACGGACCCCCTACTTCCAAGTTTGATCCTAGAAAGTATACAAGGACCTGGTTGAAGAGCCACCATGCTGCCTCTTCTGTGCATTCTAGACAATGCAGTGTGAAAACCCCTGCAGAGAGCAAGTTTGTCTTGAATATACTGTAG